CCTATATCATCGGCCGAGTTGATAAGCAATACTTTAATTAAAGCAGCGGGAGGTAAATTTCCATGCGCTTGTTTATACGCCTGCTGCAATAAAGCAATAGCGCCCGAAGCCAGGGCGGCGGCACCCGATGTTCCATCCTCGCCATCGGCTACCAGCTCGGGCTTTATGCGTCCATCATAGGCCGGACCGCCAGAGCTTAAATCTTCGGGGAGGTTTGTACGGCCTGTACCGCCTATTACCAGCACGTTTTTTGCCTGCTTAAAATCGCCCGACAAATTGGCTACACCCATTAAACCGTTGTAAACCCCGGTTGCCGGCGCCGTAAGCCCAACATTGCCCGACGAAAACACATGTACAATGCTGTCATTTGCGGCTACCTGCTCATCATAGGCCACGGTTTCGGCGCCGTAGTAGTTTTCGATACCTGTACCGTAGGAATGGTTTTGCAGGCCGATATCAAACGTTTTAAAAACAACGGTGCTATCTGGAAACAGATTGATAAAATCGGCAGATGTAAAGCGCACCTTAGGTGCGGCGCCAAGCCCTTTTATGAACGAATTTGCATTGCCGCCAATCAGCGTGGCCATGGTAGTAGCATGCCCGGACGTTGTAGCTGATGCCGGAAATGATTCAAATGTACGGCCAAGCAGATCCAAATCGTTATCGTACCTGCTCTCCTTAATACTTACATTGATGCCCTGTCCGTTAATCCCGGGGTAAATGCTACGTATCCCGCTAATGGTATTTGCCCCCAGATCGATATCGCTGATTGCCAGTTCGGCGTGTGCCTTGCGGGTATTATCCGCAAAAACAACGTAGTGCTGCTGTAATAATTCATTTAGCCTGTTAACACGGATATTGGCTGTTACCCTGTTACCGTTTGCGACGGTTATTTCGGCATATTTTTTTACTTCACTTTGTGCGGTGGCATTGTTCAGGGTAATATCAACGGCAATTATTTTACTGCTATTAGCATGCTTTTGAGTGGCCAGGGCAAGGTTATCTGACGCTTTCCACAAGGAATTTGCAGGGGCTATTATTTCAAAATCCGCACCTTGCGGGATGGGTTTGTTTGAAGCTATAATGTAATAATTGTATGAAAGCCTTTTTATAACATGCGCGTTTGCGGAGGGCGCAAATGGCCGTTTATTGGCCTTAACAACATAATAATTAACAGAATCGGCTAATGCGGGTTTATTTGCTGCCGAATAAAGGTTTTTGATCATTTTGTCGCCCGCTGTTTGCTGCGACCAGGAGTACTTAAAACAAAGCAAAAAAACAAAAGGCAGTAATTTTTTAACCATGCTTTAAGTTTAATAAAAATAAGGGAGAGCACCGCCCTCCCTTATAATAGTAAATAATATAATACCCGATAGTGTTACAAATGTTTAGTATAAATAATTTAAAGCTATTACATCATTCGGATTAAAAGTACGATCGGTACCAGATGAGCAAGCCAGCATCCATGATCCGGCATCGGCTTTTGTTGGTGTACCGGGAATATTAATTGCTCCAATACCTGCGCTGCCTTCATTAACGTGCCTGCCGCCGCAGCTAAATGCACGGTTCATATAATCGGTATGGCGGAAACCGATGCAATGGCCTATCTCATGCTGCAAAACCGATGTTAAATAATTTACATCAGGGTTGGTGCCGTAAGCTTGCTCGTTGGTATTCATTTGAATTTGGTTATACGGATCGCCAGCCGATGTTGGGAAGCCCGATGAGCCCAGGGTAATGTATCCACCGCTTGGCCCTTCGTTAAAGCCAATTACCTGGATATTACCGCCGCTGCTTACTATTTGGAATTGGATAGTAAGGCCTAACGCATTATAACGTGCAACCGCGTTGCTTGTTGCTGTAGCATAAACAGTTGGCAGGTTTGATACCGAAACGGTAATTGTGCGGGGCAGGTTTTTAACCAGGTTGGTAGTCCGGTACTGCTCGTTTTCGGCAATTCTTAAATTGGGGCTTGTGCTTGCCTCTGATAAATTAGCTGCAGTTAAAAGGATGTCGCCTTCTACCAGGTAATTATCTCCCTGTTTTCTCACTTCGTCGGTGCTGAAGCCCAGGTCACTTATCTTTTTTAATACATCCGCCGAAACAGCTGTTGTTTGCTTTGCCGGCTGGCTGTTATTTTTAGTACAAGAAAATAGAACAGACGCGGCAACGGCGGCGCCAAAGCCAATTGTTAGTAATACTTTGTTTTTCATGTGTGTTTTTCGTGTTAAGTTTGTTTGTAAGGTTTTTCTAAAAACTACAATTGGCTGGCCAGCATTTCAAATAATATAATTTATCGGGTAATTATATTATTCGTTTAATTGTATACAATTACAATCTTAATTTTTAGTTAAGCGTAAATTAATTTATATTTTTCTAAAAAGCAAAAATTGGCAATTATTTTTCCAGGAGTTAAATAGATAACTCAATAGTTACCTGCGGTTCTTATTATGCTCCCGGTAATAAAATACAGCTTCCCGAATACCTTATTAAATAGCAAGAGGCCTGTCTTTTCGGGACGGCCTCTTGTTAACTTTGCTGCTTCGTTGTTTTACCGAAGCTTTGACCAATCACAAGGTTTTGGCCTCATCCTGGCTAACTACTTATTTTTTGGGTTATATTTTTAATCACGTCGTCCAATTCATTTGCCGACGAGGCCAGGTACTCCAATACCTTTTCTCTTTCCGGATCATCTGAGGCAAGGTTTTTAATAATTGGAATTAAGCCCATTATCCGCACAAGCGGCGCCCTTATAATGTGCGATTGAATCCATGATATTTCTTTTAGCTTTTTGTTTTGCTTTTCAATTTCAATGATATGTTTCAATTGGTCGGTAATATCATGCGCAATAATCAGCTTGGCTTTTTTACCCCTATAATCCATATTATTGCTTTGAATATCAACCTGAATAAGCTCGCCATCCTTTTTTTTATGGGTAAAGGTTCCCCTTTTTGTTAACCCATCGGTGTTATTAATCTCTTTTATGAGTTCCTCAACTTTTCCAATATCCTCCGGCGGCCTGATATCCTTTATCGTCATCGACAAAAATTCATCGCGGCTGTAGCCATATTTTTTTATTGCAGCGGCATTTACATCTAAAAAGCATAGTGTTTCCGTATCAACAACCCATTTGGGTAAGGGGCTTAAATCAAATAAATCGCTATACCTTTTTTCAGATTCAAGTAATAACAGGTTTGCTATTTTGCGTTCGGTAATGTCTTTAAAAAAAACCGAAAGGCCGTTATCTGTCGGGTAGGCGCTAATGTCGTACCATTTTTCTAATGGCGTAAAATAATCTTCAAAGTGTACGTACTGTTTCAGGGCCATTGCCTCATGATACATTTTATATGATTCGGAATTTACTGACCCCGCAAATACGTCCCATAAATTTTTCCCTAAAATAATATCCCTCGGCGTTTTCAGTACTTTTTCGGCCGTATTGTTCCAGTAGGTGACAGTCCAATCACCGTTCACGGCAAAAAATGCATCCCCTATGCTTTCCAAAATCCTGTTCTTTTCTTCAGACAACTGCCTTCGCTCAAGTGCAAACTGCACCTCCTTTTGCATTTCGGTCATTTTTATGCTCTGGGCCACCTGCAATTCACTATATTTTTTTAGCTGAAATGCCCATAATGCGCAAATAAATGAGATAACGGCTGTCAGAAATATGTGTATTCCAAATGTGCGCAGGTCAAAATAGCTCAGCTGGGTAAAGTAGATGCCCAACACGGTAGCGTCCTGAAGGTAACTAAATAGTGCATGATGTATAACAACAAATAGCAGTATTGGGATTTGCAGTTTCCAATTTTGATAGGTAATCATTGCTGTGCAGCCAATGAAAGCAAAAAAGTGCATTTCAAACATGCCATGCATCTGGTAAATGAATTGTGCCATAAATAGTCCAAACACAACGCTTAAAACATATTGGTATAATATCGAACCTGGCAAAAGTAATTTTGCAGAATAATAAGCGGTTAAGCAAATTCCCCCTACCCCAAGCGCAATAAACCAGGTACTATAAAACGTTGCCAAAAAAAGGCCCACCAGGAAATAAGCAACCAAAAAATAATTCATTATTTTATCTGACCGCTCTTTTACACCAAAAAGGAGAGCATTGGGCTGATGTGACAATGAATTTGGGTTATACATACTTAAATGATCATTTATTGCAATTGGGTAGCTGGCAGCCATATGCCCTAAGCGCAAGTTGGTTAAATGCCAGCTTAGGTTGTGCAGCTAATAAACCATTTATAGCAATTTTTGCATAATTTGTTTTTTCATCGGTACAATACCTGCTTCGGTTGTAGTTGCCACGGTAATATAATTGGTGTTGCGGGTTCAGCAGCGCTACCTGGGGTGTTGAATATACGCCGCAGCTCTTTGCAATGGATGGATCGAATATCACCGGAATAGTTAAATCAAATTTATCCTGAATTTGTTTGGCTGTATAATAATGGTTATTTAATACTACCACTACAAAATGTACCTGCCGGCCATATTGGTTTACCAGCGATTTAAAATTAGCTACGTTGAACCGGGAACATGGGCAATCCGGGTTAAAAAAGTGGAAGAAAATGGGCTTGGTTTCATTTTTCAACACCCCGTTTAAACTGATAAGCTGCCCCTGGTAAACTGGTTTATAGTTTTTGGGAACGGGGGTTGGTAATTGATAAACCAATTCGTTATACCAAAATAAAGCCCCGATCGCGCCAAGTAAAAAAATCAACCAAATACTCACTACGAGCTTCTTCATCCTTTTTTTTACGTAATGATAGTTCAAAAGTTACTTATTATAATCTTATTATATAGAAAAACAATTAATTGCCTTTACCCAAAAAGTTTTTACAAAAAAAAAGATAAAAACAGTTTTTTTTCCTATCATTACGGATGCGATTTTATCTGGGAACCCTTACCCTCTTATTTTTTTTTATTTCGGCCAATAGCCCTGCGCATGCAAAACGCCGGGCGGTTCGCAAAAATCATAAGGAGGTTAAATCTGCAAAAAGACATAAACATTTTCATACATATACCAGGCCCGTAATAGATACAGCCATTTCAACCGGATGTGCCAGCCCCGAAGAATTGATAACTTTTGCAAAATCGCTGCAAGGCATCCGGTACAGGTTTGGCTCAACCAATCCCGAAAAAGGTTTTGACTGCTCGGGGTTTGTTAACTACGTATTTAATCATTTTGGCATTGCTATCCCCAGAAGTTCGGTCGACTTTACCGACGTTCAGGGCGGGGTTGATTTAAAGGATGCTAAATTTGGCGACCTGATATTATTTACCGGTACTAAAAAACATACCCGCAGGGCCGGCCACATAGGCATCATTGTATCTATGCCAGGCGAAC
The genomic region above belongs to Mucilaginibacter sp. KACC 22773 and contains:
- a CDS encoding PAS domain S-box protein translates to MNYFLVAYFLVGLFLATFYSTWFIALGVGGICLTAYYSAKLLLPGSILYQYVLSVVFGLFMAQFIYQMHGMFEMHFFAFIGCTAMITYQNWKLQIPILLFVVIHHALFSYLQDATVLGIYFTQLSYFDLRTFGIHIFLTAVISFICALWAFQLKKYSELQVAQSIKMTEMQKEVQFALERRQLSEEKNRILESIGDAFFAVNGDWTVTYWNNTAEKVLKTPRDIILGKNLWDVFAGSVNSESYKMYHEAMALKQYVHFEDYFTPLEKWYDISAYPTDNGLSVFFKDITERKIANLLLLESEKRYSDLFDLSPLPKWVVDTETLCFLDVNAAAIKKYGYSRDEFLSMTIKDIRPPEDIGKVEELIKEINNTDGLTKRGTFTHKKKDGELIQVDIQSNNMDYRGKKAKLIIAHDITDQLKHIIEIEKQNKKLKEISWIQSHIIRAPLVRIMGLIPIIKNLASDDPEREKVLEYLASSANELDDVIKNITQKISS
- a CDS encoding C40 family peptidase; this encodes MRFYLGTLTLLFFFISANSPAHAKRRAVRKNHKEVKSAKRHKHFHTYTRPVIDTAISTGCASPEELITFAKSLQGIRYRFGSTNPEKGFDCSGFVNYVFNHFGIAIPRSSVDFTDVQGGVDLKDAKFGDLILFTGTKKHTRRAGHIGIIVSMPGEPIQFIHSTSGEANGVTLTSMNDYYMGRYMRTIRVFTDNNQVNTYPETASR
- a CDS encoding M57 family metalloprotease yields the protein MKNKVLLTIGFGAAVAASVLFSCTKNNSQPAKQTTAVSADVLKKISDLGFSTDEVRKQGDNYLVEGDILLTAANLSEASTSPNLRIAENEQYRTTNLVKNLPRTITVSVSNLPTVYATATSNAVARYNALGLTIQFQIVSSGGNIQVIGFNEGPSGGYITLGSSGFPTSAGDPYNQIQMNTNEQAYGTNPDVNYLTSVLQHEIGHCIGFRHTDYMNRAFSCGGRHVNEGSAGIGAINIPGTPTKADAGSWMLACSSGTDRTFNPNDVIALNYLY
- a CDS encoding DUF6436 domain-containing protein, with amino-acid sequence MKKLVVSIWLIFLLGAIGALFWYNELVYQLPTPVPKNYKPVYQGQLISLNGVLKNETKPIFFHFFNPDCPCSRFNVANFKSLVNQYGRQVHFVVVVLNNHYYTAKQIQDKFDLTIPVIFDPSIAKSCGVYSTPQVALLNPQHQLYYRGNYNRSRYCTDEKTNYAKIAINGLLAAQPKLAFNQLALRAYGCQLPNCNK